TGATTTAGTTGAAAAGCAAATGGAACACATCCGCAACACAGCCACACAATCACAAGAAGTGGCAGCAATCGTAGAAGAGACTTCAGCCGGAGCTCAGGAAGTAGCTGCAGCTACCCAAGAGCAGGCAAGAGTCATCCAAAATGTCGAAGAAATGGCAAATGAATTAAAATTCCAAGCCGATAAACTGAAAGCAGCCATTGCAAAGTTTCACGTATAAACAAACTGCCCCCTTATCTGATTAAGGGGGTTATTCATTTTCATTCGGGGTTTGTCTTCTATCACGGATTCACTTCCCACTCACTCGGGGTTTGTCTAATGCATTTTACTGGGGACGTTTCCCTTTATAATTCTCAGAATCTATGCCAAAATAAGGCTAGAGACAATAAATAAGGAGTGAACCTTACGTGAAGGTTGTCATTGCTTCAGATCATGGCGGAATCAACTTAAGAGAAGAAATTAAATCATTATTGACTGAATTAGGGCTTGAATTTGAAGATATGGGCTGTGAATGTGAAACATCGGTGGACTATCCGGACTATGCATTGCCGGTTGCAGAAAGAGTAGCCAGCGGCGAGTTTGACAGAGGAATTTTGATTTGCGGAACTGGAATCGGAATGTCGATTTCCGCTAATAAAGTAAAGGGAATTCGCTGTGCCCTTGTCCATGACGTGTTCAGTGCCAAAGCAACCCGTCAGCATAATGACAGCAATATGCTGGCAATGGGTGAGCGTGTAATCGGACCAGGCCTCGCCCGCGAAATTGCTCGTGTCTGGCTAACGACGGAATACGAAGGCGGCCGTCATGATAAGCGGATCGGAAAAATTAAGGAATACGAAGAAAAGAACCTATAGGGTGCCAAAATGGATTGGTTAAAAACGTGCGAAGATGATTGGAGAGACATCATTCAAGACTTCGAATCCCAGGTTTCGCTGAATCAAAAGCAGATTCTCGTTATTGGCTGCAGTACCAGTGAAATTGCCGGCAAACGAATTGGAACTGCAGGAACCGAACAAGTGGCGGAAATGATTTTTAAAGAGCTTCAAAGCCTTCAGGACCGGACAAAAGTTCATCTTGCGTTTCAATGCTGTGAACATTTGAATCGCGCCATAGTAGTAGAAGAAGAAACGGCTGAAAAATTCGGATTAGAAGAAGTAACCGTCATACCAGTTCGGAAAGCGGGCGGTGCGATGGCTACCTTTGCTTATCAACACTTTAAAAATCCAGTCGTTGTAGAGTCAATCAAAGCTCACGCTGGAATTGACATCGGTGACACCTTCATAGGCATGCATCTAAAACCGGTAGTCGTTCCAATTCGGACCGAGAAAAAGCAAGTCGGCCACGCCCATGTAACATTAGCCAAAACAAGACCAAAACTCATCGGCGGCGAACGGGCCGTTTACGTCGATTCTCGAGAAAATCAATCGTGTTAAACTTTAGGCTTCCGCCATCTGGTTGGCGGGAGTTTTTTTGTAGGTGAGGTAGTGAGTTCCGAAAAACAGTGTGAGTTCGGTTAAATGGGTTTAAGTTCGTTTAAAGGGTAGCCGAGTTCGGTTAAAAAGGATTGAGTTCGTTTATCGGATTGCTGAGTTCGGTAAAACTAACTTGAGTTCGCTAAAAGGATTGCCGAGTTCGGTTAAATAGGTGCTGAGTCCGGTTAAATCGGTCTGAGTTCTGTTAACGGAAACTGAGTTCGCTTTAAATGATCAAGAATATCGAATAAAAAGAATTAATTGATAAAAACGGCTGTAAGTTTCGAAAAATACAAGCCGAATTCCGAAAAACGATGGTTGAGTTCCGAAAAACGGTGCATGAGTTCCGATAAATGAGGCTTGAGTTCCCATAAACGATAGCCGAATTCCGAAAAACGATGGCTGAGTTCCGAAAAACGGTGCATGAGTTCCGATAAATGAGGCTTAAGTTCCTATAAACGATAGCCGAATTCCGAAAAACAATACCTGAGTTCCGAAAAACCGGCGCTAAGTTCCGAAAAAAACTGATACTGATTTCCGAAAAACCATATTAATATTACAACCAAACTAAGCAGTTTTTACATAAAGTAGAAATTCCTAAAAATCATGTCGAAATAACTACTGATTACGTGATTAGAATAAGTCAAAATATAGTTAAAGCAAACTCGATAACTTTTCTAAGAATGCAGGGTGATACATAATGAGCAAAAATGTACTAGGAGCGATTTGTTTAACGGCAGCCGCCAGTATTTGGGGCGGGATGTACGTTGTCAGTAAATATTCGCTAGATCAGATTCCGCCATTTGGTTTAATGTGGCTTCGTTATTTGCTTGGGTTCGGACTGCTTTACGCAATTTTAAAAGGGACCCGACAAAAGGATACACGACCTCTTCGAAAAAAGGACTGGTTCCAATTTGCCTGGATTGGATTAATTGGCTATTTTATCTCGATTGCCGCCCAATTCTGGGGGACAAAACTCTCCAATGCAAGCATGGGGTCTTTAATTACTTCCGCATCTCCAGCATTTATTTTTATTTTTGCCTGGATCCTATTAAAAGAAAAATTGACTGTAAAAAAGCTAGCCGCTCTTATTCTCTCAACCATTGGAGTTATCATGGTTATTGGTCTGTCGCCAAGCCAAAGTCAAACTTCACTGCTGGGAAATCTGATTTTAGTCATAGCAGCGGTTACCTGGGCCCTTCTTTCGGTATTTGTCAAAATGGCGTCAGCACACCATAGTTCACTAGTCATTACAACATATGCGGTTGGATTTGGTTGGCTTTGGACAACTCCTTTCTTTATTTGGGAGGCGTTCACAGTAGGGTGGAGCTTTTCTTCGCCATTACTACTATCTTTGTCCGTTATTTACCTTGGTTTTGTTTCAACCGCGGGGGCATTTTTCTTATGGAATAAAGGCTTAGAGTTAATGGAGGCAGGGATTGGATCTTTATTTTTCTTTTTCCAGCCGCTAGTAGGGTCAATTCTGGGGTGGCTGCTGCTTAGTGAAGACCTTTCGATGAGCTTTTTAATGGGGGCCATTTTAATACTTACAGCTGTCGGAATCGCAACCTATCAGCGAACCAATCATGCAAACAACAGGATAAACTTGGAAAGAAATTAAAAAGGAGCCGCATATTGCTGCTTCTTTTTTCATAAATAAAAGCATGAGATTAGCCAAAAAAGTGGAATATGGGTAGTTCTCCCTAAAAAGTGGAAATCGAAAGGGCGGACAACTAAAAAAGTAGCTTCATATACTGGTATAGGAGAACCATCATGGATGATTGAAAGGAGATGGTAATACTGTTTATATATCCAACAGATGTCGAACGTGTGACTAGCGGATTTCGTACATCTTCGCGGCCGAACCACCATGGCGTAGATTTTGCAGAACCAGGGACACATGAAATTTATGCTACGGCTGATGGCACTGTTTCCAGGTCCTATGTATCCAGCAGCTATGGGGAGGCAATTTTTATTGTCCACGTCATCGACGGGCAAACGTGGGAGTCGGTATATGCCCACCTGCGCGAAGGCTCGAGGCGTGTAAAGGAAGGCGACCGGGTCCGGCAAGGACAGGTCATCGGAATTATGGGAAACACAGGGGACTCGTCAGGTCAACATCTACACTTTGAACTTCATAGGGGGAGATGGAATATTAATAAAACAAATGCTGTGAATCCTCTTTCATACTTACAACGGGAAGAAACGGATACTCAACGATATCGTTTAGTGACAGGTACATTTCCGAATGCAGAGTCATTCGTAGAAGCTTTAAGAAAGATGAGATCCCGATTCAATTGGGTAATCTATGAAAAGGCTGATTCTACTGATTTCAACCCTAATTATCGGATCGTGACAGGAACATTTACAGGCAAGGCCTCAGCTGACAGAGCAGCGCAGCAGGTTCGCGATGCATTTGGCTGGATTGTCTATATCCAAGAAGCTTAACATGTAACAGAATAATAGCCGCCTCGCGGCTTTTTTATTTTTTGAAAGGCTATTTTCGGAAAGATTGTAGAAAAAATGAGTACTGGGAGCAACAAAGTTTACGAAAAGAGCTTTTAAAAAAGATAATGTATCTAAATAAAAGAACTGATAGACTGGTAATCAAATAGAGTCAGATTAGGAGGCGCTGCCTATGTTTATCGTAAATGTCGAAGCAGCGATTATGAAAAATGAGAAATGGCTTGTAATACAAAGAGGTCTCAAGGAAGAACATGCTGCGGGGACCTTGTCGCTCGTAGGCGGGAAAGTCGACAGTGGCGGCATTGTTCAAGATGTGCTGGAGGAAACCATTAAGCGCGAAGTAGAAGAAGAGGTCGGAGTTACGATTACAAATAACATCCAATATGTACATAGCACTTCCTTTATTGCAGATGACAATATCCGTGTAGTTGATATTGTATTCTTATGCGAAATAAAGAAAGGTGAACCTTATCGGAAAAGTCCGGACGAAGTCGAAAATATTTATTGGCTGACAACTGAAGAAATTATGAACCACCCAGATTCTCCTCCTTGGCTCAAGGAAAGTATCAAGCGAGCGGAACAAATCACCCGGTAAGTTTTTTAAATAGAAAAAATTGAAAGAGCTTTTCAATAAATAAGACGTGGAACGGCCCTATATATTCGTGATACAATAAGGACGTCGTTTTAGAATCGAAAAATGTCTATAAGGGGGAAGTGTCAATGAGCCATATTAAAGAACAGGACTTACAAGTGTTTGAAGCGATCCAGAAAGAATTGGGCCGTCAGCGTACTAAGATCGAGTTAATTGCCTCTGAAAATTTCGTTTCAGAAGCTGTCATGGAAGCCCAAGGCTCTGTCTTAACCAATAAATATGCAGAAGGCTATCCGGCTAAGCGTTACTACGGTGGTTGTGAATATGTAGACGTTGTAGAAAATATTGCAAGAGACCGTGCCAAGCAAATTTTTGGCGCAGATCACGCGAATGTTCAGCCTCATTCTGGGGCTCAAGCAAATATGGCGGTTTACTTCACCATTTTACAGCCAGGAGATACGGTGCTGGGAATGAACCTTTCTCATGGCGGCCACTTAACACATGGCAGTCCGGTTAACTTTAGCGGAATTCAATATAATTTCGTTGAATATGGGGTAGATGAAAAAACTCATACGATTAGCTATGAAGATGTTCTGCAAAAAGCAAAAGAACATAAGCCGAAGCTAATCGTTGCGGGTGCAAGTGCATACCCTAGAGAGATTGATTTCAAAAAGTTCAGAGAGATTGCGGATGAAGTCGGAGCCTACTTAATGGTGGATATGGCTCATATTGCCGGTTTAGTGGCAGCAGGATTGCATCCAAATCCAGTTCCTTATGCTGATTTTGTCACTACCACAACTCATAAAACCCTTCGCGGACCTCGCGGCGGTATGATTCTATGTAAAGAAGAATTCGCGAAACAAATCGATAAAGCGATCTTCCCTGGAATTCAAGGCGGTCCGCTTATGCACGTAATTGCTGCCAAAGCAGTCGCATTAGGGGAAGTATTGGATGAAAGCTTTAAGGAATATGCACAAAATATTATCACCAATGCCCAAACCCTGGCAGATGCCCTTCAAAAAGAAGGCTTGACTCTAGTTTCTAGCGGAACAGACAATCACCTTTTACTAGTCGATGTTCGTTCTTTAGGTCTTACTGGTAAATTTGCTGAAAAGATTTTGGATGAAGTCGGAATCACGGTTAATAAAAACACGATTCCATTTGATCCAGAAAGTCCATTTGTAACAAGCGGAATCCGTATTGGTACAGCGGCTGTTACATCCCGCGGTTTTGGAAAAGAAGAAATGGCAGAAATTGCGTCCATTATCAGCCGTGTCTTAAAGAATAATGACGATGAAAAAGTATTAGAACAAGCAAAGCAAGACGTTTCAGCTTTGACAAGCCGCTTTACCCTTTACCCTGAAAGAGGATAGTTGGAACGAAAACCCTCAAACTCTACCTTAGAGTTTGGGGGTTATTTGGGTTCGAAAGGTTACGTGAAGGGACGGCATCCAGTTTCCTGTCAGCTACATTTTCATGACATTTTATTATCTTTATTGCTGGTTCACTTTTTTTTCTGTAAAATGAGACGAAGTGTGTAGAATATGGATAACGGGAGTTTATAGTAAGGTCCGTTACGATGAAGAAAAGGAGCGATTTTTTTGGCAAAGGTATATGTTTTCGATCATCCATTAATCCAACATAAATTAACGTACATACGAGATAAAAACACAGGAACAAAAGAATTCCGCGAGCTAGTCGATGAAGTGGCGACACTAATGGCTTTTGAAGCAACTAGAGATCTTCCGCTCGAAGAAGTAGAAATTGAAACACCCGTAAGTAAAGCTAAAGCAAAAACATTATCGGGTAAAAAATTAGGTGTTGTTCCGATTTTACGGGCTGGGATCGGCATGGTTGACGGGATATTAAAGCTGATACCAGCCGCAAAAGTGGGTCACATTGGCTTATACAGAGACCCAGAAACACTCAAGCCGGTTGAATACTATGTGAAGCTTCCTTCTGATGTGGAAGAACGTGATTTCATTGTCGTGGACCCAATGCTTGCAACAGGCGGATCTGCTGTCGAAGCATTAAACTCTTTGAAAAAACGCGGTGCTAAGCATATGAAGCTTATGTGTTTAATAGCCGCACCTGAAGGGGTAAAGGCAGTAGAGGAAGCCCATCCAGATGTAGATATTTATATTGCTGCTCTTGATGAGAGGCTAAACGATCACGGCTACATCGTACCAGGACTAGGAGACGCAGGCGACCGTTT
This genomic stretch from Bacillus oleivorans harbors:
- the rpiB gene encoding ribose 5-phosphate isomerase B encodes the protein MKVVIASDHGGINLREEIKSLLTELGLEFEDMGCECETSVDYPDYALPVAERVASGEFDRGILICGTGIGMSISANKVKGIRCALVHDVFSAKATRQHNDSNMLAMGERVIGPGLAREIARVWLTTEYEGGRHDKRIGKIKEYEEKNL
- a CDS encoding TIGR01440 family protein; this encodes MDWLKTCEDDWRDIIQDFESQVSLNQKQILVIGCSTSEIAGKRIGTAGTEQVAEMIFKELQSLQDRTKVHLAFQCCEHLNRAIVVEEETAEKFGLEEVTVIPVRKAGGAMATFAYQHFKNPVVVESIKAHAGIDIGDTFIGMHLKPVVVPIRTEKKQVGHAHVTLAKTRPKLIGGERAVYVDSRENQSC
- a CDS encoding DMT family transporter is translated as MSKNVLGAICLTAAASIWGGMYVVSKYSLDQIPPFGLMWLRYLLGFGLLYAILKGTRQKDTRPLRKKDWFQFAWIGLIGYFISIAAQFWGTKLSNASMGSLITSASPAFIFIFAWILLKEKLTVKKLAALILSTIGVIMVIGLSPSQSQTSLLGNLILVIAAVTWALLSVFVKMASAHHSSLVITTYAVGFGWLWTTPFFIWEAFTVGWSFSSPLLLSLSVIYLGFVSTAGAFFLWNKGLELMEAGIGSLFFFFQPLVGSILGWLLLSEDLSMSFLMGAILILTAVGIATYQRTNHANNRINLERN
- a CDS encoding M23 family metallopeptidase, whose product is MVILFIYPTDVERVTSGFRTSSRPNHHGVDFAEPGTHEIYATADGTVSRSYVSSSYGEAIFIVHVIDGQTWESVYAHLREGSRRVKEGDRVRQGQVIGIMGNTGDSSGQHLHFELHRGRWNINKTNAVNPLSYLQREETDTQRYRLVTGTFPNAESFVEALRKMRSRFNWVIYEKADSTDFNPNYRIVTGTFTGKASADRAAQQVRDAFGWIVYIQEA
- a CDS encoding NUDIX domain-containing protein, with the translated sequence MFIVNVEAAIMKNEKWLVIQRGLKEEHAAGTLSLVGGKVDSGGIVQDVLEETIKREVEEEVGVTITNNIQYVHSTSFIADDNIRVVDIVFLCEIKKGEPYRKSPDEVENIYWLTTEEIMNHPDSPPWLKESIKRAEQITR
- the glyA gene encoding serine hydroxymethyltransferase, which encodes MSHIKEQDLQVFEAIQKELGRQRTKIELIASENFVSEAVMEAQGSVLTNKYAEGYPAKRYYGGCEYVDVVENIARDRAKQIFGADHANVQPHSGAQANMAVYFTILQPGDTVLGMNLSHGGHLTHGSPVNFSGIQYNFVEYGVDEKTHTISYEDVLQKAKEHKPKLIVAGASAYPREIDFKKFREIADEVGAYLMVDMAHIAGLVAAGLHPNPVPYADFVTTTTHKTLRGPRGGMILCKEEFAKQIDKAIFPGIQGGPLMHVIAAKAVALGEVLDESFKEYAQNIITNAQTLADALQKEGLTLVSSGTDNHLLLVDVRSLGLTGKFAEKILDEVGITVNKNTIPFDPESPFVTSGIRIGTAAVTSRGFGKEEMAEIASIISRVLKNNDDEKVLEQAKQDVSALTSRFTLYPERG
- the upp gene encoding uracil phosphoribosyltransferase, which produces MAKVYVFDHPLIQHKLTYIRDKNTGTKEFRELVDEVATLMAFEATRDLPLEEVEIETPVSKAKAKTLSGKKLGVVPILRAGIGMVDGILKLIPAAKVGHIGLYRDPETLKPVEYYVKLPSDVEERDFIVVDPMLATGGSAVEALNSLKKRGAKHMKLMCLIAAPEGVKAVEEAHPDVDIYIAALDERLNDHGYIVPGLGDAGDRLFGTK